From Parasteatoda tepidariorum isolate YZ-2023 chromosome 1, CAS_Ptep_4.0, whole genome shotgun sequence, one genomic window encodes:
- the LOC107446094 gene encoding uncharacterized protein isoform X2 translates to MKLRGIFLVILSAVQILGCQSFEFKDLFGAFTKNVESANIQTSSSSKNLIENEDRLENATFSLIDDVDYNSTLTALNEMFDMISSNQQNTSNELLMNANLTDVVMDGSEVEVNVPSSQLITSAEKSSSVTQTSTVTAEMNQVWNKTDSSLNNVTTEEPEEVVLKQPSTFTYVTKTIYQKTADFMGDPYMLSIFVPIAAGVLFALVIILTIATCRCIKKKCRRRRFRKRVLPDSIKSLRPSDQARLLGDCCDSSDEF, encoded by the exons ATGAAACTTCGAGGCATTTTCTTAGTAATTCTGAGTGCCGTTCAGATTCTGGGATGTCAAAGCTTTGAATTCAAAGATTTGTTCGGTGCCTTCACGAAAAACGTCGAATCAGCAAATATTCAGACATCATCTtcgtcaaaaaatttaattgagaatGAGGACAGACTAGAGAACGCGACCTTTTCGCTTATCGATGATGTCGATTACAATTCAACTCTTACTGCCTTAAATGAAATGTTCGACATGATTTCTTCAAATCAGCAAAACACATCAAACGAATTGTTGATGaatgctaatttgacagacgtAGTCATGGACGGTTCTGAAGTCGAAGTAAATGTACCAAGTAGCCAACTTATTACAAGTGCTGAAAAATCCTCTTCAGTTACTCAGACGTCCACCGTCACTGCAGAGATGAACCAAGTTTGGAATAAAACTGATAGCAGCTTAAATAATGTAACAACAGAAGAACCCGAAGAAGTAGTTTTGAAACAGCCATCCACTTTTACTTACGTTACAA aaactatttacCAAAAGACTGCTGACTTTATG GGAGATCCTTACATGCTTAGTATTTTCGTACCAATTGCTGCTGGAGTTTTGTTTGCTCTCGTAATTATTCTTACCATTGCCACATGTCGATGTATCAAGAAAAAATGCCGTCGAAGGAGATTTAGAAAAAGAGTTCTACcg